In Paractinoplanes brasiliensis, the following proteins share a genomic window:
- a CDS encoding HelD family protein, with the protein MLPLRGVALSSFAAADFQAEQAYLTTLYNRLDSLRAQADERLRAILLEAGGTPQGRAQREATRAHYSEQLAQMNAVENALCFGRLDFVAGQPRYIGRIGLSAEEHDRDPLLVDWRAPASRPFYLATAVSPDGVKRRRHLRTKGRTLTGIDDEVLDLEAGESGGREDVTGEAALLSALTANRTGRMRDIVETIQAEQDEVIRAGLPGIMVVQGGPGTGKTAVALHRAAYLLYTYRGRLTKQGVLILGPNPTFLRYISQVLPSLAETGVLLATLGDMFPGVRARAVEPPATAALKGSTAMLDVLARAVADWQTVPDTYAEVDHDGYPLRIERSVLEDARAVARRSGRPHNVARSIFVTEAIHALSLEIAERIGADPLGGENLLSEADLAETRRELREDVDVQQALFDFWPVLTPRRVLRELLSDPDRLASAAAGLTEAEQALLLRDHDARWTPADVPLLDELAELLGVDDTLKARQAAQERREAIEYAEGVLEIVEGSRSLDFEDQEEEILSAIDVVDASAFVERHEVLDTRTAAERAAVDRTWVFGHVIVDEAQELSPMAWRLLMRRCPSRSMTVVGDVAQTSELAGTTTWEQVFEPYVAQRWNLVELTVNYRTPAEVMAVAADVLGALDPALEPPRSVRTAGVDPWALRVPAVALAAETIAAVRVEAAEAGEGRVGVLAPEGLAADLGRALVEAVPGAAVGEQPDLLNQVVLMTVRQAKGLEFDSVIVVEPDRIIAESPRGLSDLYVAVTRATRRLGVLHTTDLPKVLSALA; encoded by the coding sequence ATGTTACCACTAAGGGGAGTGGCTTTGTCAAGCTTCGCCGCGGCGGATTTCCAAGCCGAACAGGCGTACCTCACCACCCTCTACAACCGGCTGGACAGCCTGCGCGCGCAGGCCGACGAGCGTCTCCGCGCGATTCTGCTCGAGGCCGGCGGCACCCCGCAGGGCCGCGCCCAGCGTGAGGCGACCCGGGCGCACTACTCCGAACAACTGGCCCAGATGAATGCGGTGGAGAACGCGCTCTGCTTCGGCCGGCTCGACTTCGTCGCCGGTCAGCCCCGCTACATCGGCCGGATCGGACTGTCCGCCGAGGAGCACGACCGGGATCCCCTTCTCGTCGACTGGCGCGCCCCCGCGTCGCGGCCGTTCTATCTCGCCACCGCGGTGTCGCCCGACGGGGTGAAACGCCGCCGGCATCTGCGCACCAAGGGCCGCACGCTGACCGGCATCGACGACGAGGTGCTCGACCTCGAGGCGGGCGAGAGCGGCGGCCGCGAGGACGTGACCGGGGAGGCGGCGCTGCTGTCGGCGCTGACCGCCAACCGCACGGGCCGGATGCGCGACATCGTCGAGACCATCCAGGCCGAGCAGGACGAGGTGATCCGGGCCGGGCTGCCGGGGATCATGGTGGTGCAGGGCGGCCCCGGCACCGGCAAGACCGCCGTCGCGCTGCACCGCGCGGCGTACCTGCTCTACACGTACCGCGGCCGGCTGACCAAGCAGGGCGTGCTGATCCTGGGGCCCAACCCGACCTTCCTGCGCTACATCTCGCAGGTGCTGCCGTCGCTCGCCGAGACCGGGGTGCTGCTGGCCACGCTGGGGGACATGTTTCCCGGCGTACGGGCGCGGGCCGTTGAACCCCCGGCCACGGCGGCGCTGAAGGGCAGCACCGCGATGCTCGACGTCCTGGCCCGCGCGGTGGCCGACTGGCAGACCGTGCCGGACACGTACGCCGAGGTCGACCACGACGGATATCCGCTGCGCATCGAACGGTCGGTGCTGGAGGACGCGCGTGCCGTGGCCCGCCGCTCCGGACGCCCGCACAACGTGGCCCGCTCGATCTTCGTGACCGAGGCGATCCACGCGCTGTCGCTCGAGATCGCCGAGCGGATCGGCGCCGACCCGCTGGGCGGGGAGAACCTGCTCTCCGAGGCCGACCTGGCCGAGACACGCCGCGAACTGCGCGAGGACGTCGACGTGCAGCAGGCGCTGTTCGACTTCTGGCCGGTGCTCACCCCCCGCCGGGTGCTGCGCGAGTTGCTCAGCGACCCCGACCGGCTGGCGTCGGCCGCCGCCGGGCTGACCGAGGCCGAGCAGGCCCTGCTGCTGCGCGATCACGACGCCCGGTGGACGCCGGCCGACGTGCCGCTGCTCGACGAGCTGGCCGAGCTGCTCGGCGTCGACGACACCCTCAAGGCGCGCCAGGCCGCGCAGGAGAGGCGCGAGGCCATCGAGTACGCCGAGGGTGTGCTCGAGATCGTCGAGGGTTCCCGGTCGCTCGACTTCGAGGACCAGGAGGAAGAGATTCTGTCCGCGATCGACGTCGTCGACGCGAGCGCGTTCGTCGAGCGGCACGAGGTGCTCGACACCCGCACCGCCGCCGAGCGGGCCGCCGTCGACCGTACGTGGGTGTTCGGGCACGTGATCGTCGACGAGGCGCAGGAGCTGTCCCCGATGGCGTGGCGGCTGCTCATGCGGCGCTGCCCGAGCCGCTCGATGACCGTTGTCGGCGACGTCGCCCAGACCTCGGAACTGGCCGGCACCACCACCTGGGAGCAGGTCTTCGAGCCGTACGTGGCGCAGCGCTGGAACCTGGTCGAGCTGACCGTGAACTACCGGACGCCGGCCGAGGTGATGGCGGTGGCGGCCGACGTGCTGGGCGCGCTCGACCCCGCGCTGGAACCGCCCCGCTCGGTGCGGACCGCCGGCGTGGATCCGTGGGCGCTGCGGGTGCCGGCGGTCGCGCTGGCGGCCGAGACCATTGCGGCCGTACGCGTGGAGGCCGCCGAAGCGGGTGAGGGGCGCGTCGGCGTACTGGCGCCGGAGGGTCTTGCGGCGGATCTCGGGCGCGCCCTCGTCGAGGCGGTGCCGGGCGCGGCCGTTGGCGAGCAGCCCGACCTGCTCAACCAGGTGGTGCTGATGACCGTACGGCAGGCCAAGGGTCTGGAGTTCGACTCGGTGATCGTGGTCGAGCCCGACCGGATCATCGCGGAGAGCCCGCGCGGCCTGTCCGACCTCTACGTGGCGGTCACCCGCGCCACCCGGCGGCTCGGTGTGCTGCACACGACCGACCTGCCCAAGGTGCTCAGCGCGCTGGCATGA
- a CDS encoding sigma-70 family RNA polymerase sigma factor produces the protein MTSIANAADLVADTAATTVLSPAEQEEIIRTHMPLVGHLVRDMLSRIPNHIHRDDLTSAGLHALVTAARGWDPNRGIPFHRFASTRIRGAILDELRSLDWATRSVRTKARATDTTRQALTTTLGRTPTADELAQALGTTTSDLKQTDTDVQRATVLSLQGFTTSSADDLVTEKTPGPEDMLLRREQIGYLHHAIGSLPERLQVVVTEYFLQERPMADIAADLGVTESRVSQLRAEALSLLKDGLNTHLNPELAPVPDNPESITARRRASYYNSIAESTSVHSRLALSNAHGHTAYSRGPLTAA, from the coding sequence ATGACCAGCATCGCGAACGCTGCCGACCTCGTTGCCGACACCGCCGCCACGACGGTGCTGTCCCCGGCCGAGCAGGAAGAGATCATCCGCACCCACATGCCGCTCGTCGGTCACCTGGTGCGCGACATGCTCAGCCGCATCCCCAACCACATTCACCGCGACGACCTGACCAGCGCCGGGCTGCACGCCCTGGTCACCGCGGCCCGCGGCTGGGACCCGAACCGGGGCATCCCGTTCCACCGCTTCGCCAGCACCCGCATCCGCGGCGCCATCCTCGACGAGCTGCGCTCGCTGGACTGGGCGACCCGCTCGGTGCGCACCAAGGCCCGCGCCACCGACACGACCCGTCAGGCGCTGACCACGACCCTGGGCCGTACGCCCACCGCCGACGAGCTGGCCCAGGCCCTGGGCACCACCACCAGCGACCTCAAGCAGACCGACACCGACGTGCAGCGCGCGACCGTGCTGTCGTTGCAGGGTTTCACGACCAGCAGCGCCGACGACCTGGTGACCGAGAAGACGCCGGGCCCGGAGGACATGCTGCTGCGCCGCGAGCAGATCGGCTACCTGCACCACGCGATCGGCTCGCTTCCGGAGCGCCTGCAGGTCGTCGTCACCGAGTACTTCCTGCAGGAGCGGCCGATGGCCGACATCGCGGCCGACCTGGGCGTCACCGAGTCGCGGGTGTCGCAGCTTCGCGCCGAGGCGTTGTCGCTGCTCAAGGACGGCCTGAACACCCACCTCAACCCGGAGCTGGCGCCGGTTCCGGACAACCCGGAGAGCATCACGGCCCGCCGCCGGGCCTCGTACTACAACTCGATCGCCGAGAGCACCTCGGTGCACAGCCGGCTGGCGCTGAGCAACGCGCACGGCCACACCGCGTACAGCCGCGGACCACTCACGGCCGCCTGA
- a CDS encoding DUF456 domain-containing protein, with the protein MDLTDSAWLINLVAGVAIAVGVVGVVIPVVPGLLLSWAGVLLWAIFGEGSDAVRWLVLVVATAVALLGGLIKYLVPGRRLKTAGVPNSALLAGGLLGVIGFFVIPVLGLPLGFVLGVYLVERVRLGPGQAWSSTKYALHAAGMAMLIEFTAALAVAVVWVFGLLWSGWALP; encoded by the coding sequence ATGGACCTCACCGACAGCGCCTGGCTGATCAACCTGGTCGCCGGGGTGGCGATCGCCGTGGGCGTGGTCGGCGTGGTGATCCCAGTCGTGCCCGGCCTGCTGCTGAGCTGGGCCGGGGTGCTGCTGTGGGCGATCTTCGGCGAGGGCAGCGACGCGGTGCGCTGGCTGGTGCTGGTCGTGGCCACCGCCGTGGCCCTGCTCGGCGGCCTGATCAAATACCTCGTGCCGGGGCGCCGGCTCAAGACCGCGGGCGTGCCCAACTCGGCGCTGCTGGCGGGCGGTCTGCTCGGCGTGATCGGCTTCTTCGTGATCCCGGTGCTGGGGCTGCCGCTCGGGTTCGTCCTCGGCGTCTATCTGGTCGAGCGCGTACGCCTCGGGCCCGGCCAGGCGTGGTCCTCCACCAAGTACGCGCTGCACGCGGCGGGCATGGCCATGCTGATCGAGTTCACCGCCGCGCTGGCGGTGGCCGTCGTCTGGGTCTTCGGCCTGCTCTGGTCGGGCTGGGCCCTGCCCTGA
- a CDS encoding D-alanyl-D-alanine carboxypeptidase family protein, with translation MAAAAPAFAASAALAPAAPAFAAPAALTRAASAQAPSEIPCPKPKVAPPPNRPPAPKPPPDDPVGSAIGGDALATHGLIIPAGAKQPPAVTATTWMVADLDTGEVLGGCGPHVFHTPASVQKTLLAATVIDKLDPDKRITVTRGDLDIEPGSSAVGLVVGGTYPISTLWLGLMLNSGNDAANALARLAGGGGPDGVRRTVGEMNALAKRIGAYQTHAATPSGLDGPGQFTSAYDLALIARVAFANADFRRYVLTRTAQMPAQPKLKKGGFQFQNENKLIFNYPGALGGKTGFTTLARHSYVGAAQRNGRRLVVTLLGAEARPLRGWQQGAALLDWGFSLPRDESVGKLVSPQEVAPATAAPAAEPAAPAAAVPAGSRPPQILSVAAAMSVALLLAAAPMLLLLTQRRRRRPRTRSRAGAGPLPGRRA, from the coding sequence CTGGCCGCCGCTGCCCCGGCGTTCGCTGCCTCCGCCGCCCTGGCTCCCGCTGCCCCGGCGTTCGCTGCCCCGGCCGCGCTGACCCGCGCGGCCTCGGCGCAGGCTCCGTCGGAGATTCCCTGTCCCAAGCCCAAGGTGGCGCCCCCGCCGAACCGTCCCCCCGCCCCGAAGCCCCCGCCCGACGACCCGGTGGGCAGCGCGATCGGCGGCGACGCGCTGGCCACCCACGGCCTGATCATCCCGGCCGGCGCGAAGCAGCCCCCGGCGGTCACCGCGACCACCTGGATGGTGGCCGACCTCGACACCGGCGAGGTGCTCGGCGGCTGCGGCCCGCACGTCTTCCACACCCCGGCCAGCGTGCAGAAGACCCTGCTGGCCGCCACCGTGATCGACAAGCTGGACCCGGACAAGCGGATCACCGTGACCCGCGGCGACCTCGACATCGAGCCGGGCAGCTCGGCGGTCGGGCTGGTGGTCGGCGGCACCTATCCGATCTCGACGCTGTGGCTGGGCCTGATGCTCAACTCGGGCAACGACGCCGCCAACGCGCTGGCCCGGCTGGCCGGCGGAGGCGGTCCCGACGGCGTACGCAGGACCGTGGGCGAGATGAACGCGCTGGCCAAGCGGATCGGCGCCTATCAGACCCACGCCGCGACCCCGTCGGGGCTGGACGGCCCGGGGCAGTTCACCAGCGCGTACGACCTGGCCCTGATCGCCCGGGTCGCGTTCGCGAACGCCGACTTCCGCCGGTACGTGCTGACGAGGACGGCCCAGATGCCCGCCCAGCCGAAGCTGAAGAAGGGCGGGTTCCAGTTCCAGAACGAGAACAAGCTGATCTTCAACTATCCGGGCGCGCTGGGCGGCAAGACCGGCTTCACGACGCTGGCCCGGCACAGCTACGTGGGAGCGGCCCAGCGCAACGGCCGGCGCCTGGTGGTGACGCTGCTCGGGGCCGAGGCGCGTCCGTTGCGGGGCTGGCAGCAGGGGGCGGCGCTGCTCGACTGGGGTTTCTCGCTGCCGCGGGACGAGTCGGTCGGCAAGCTGGTCTCGCCGCAGGAGGTGGCGCCCGCGACCGCCGCACCGGCCGCCGAGCCGGCCGCGCCCGCCGCCGCGGTGCCCGCCGGTTCCCGCCCGCCGCAGATCCTCTCGGTGGCCGCGGCGATGTCGGTGGCGCTGCTGCTGGCCGCCGCACCGATGCTCCTGCTGCTCACCCAGCGCCGCCGCAGGCGCCCCCGTACGCGCTCCCGAGCCGGAGCAGGACCGCTGCCGGGCCGCCGCGCCTGA
- a CDS encoding histone-like nucleoid-structuring protein Lsr2, protein MARQVITTLIDDLDGKKADRTVEFSLDGINYTIDLSEANAGKLRKALDPYINAGTRLGRAAGRVPPRRAGGGRTAGSRDENRQIREWATANGHQISERGRIPQSVTQAYRAANGR, encoded by the coding sequence ATGGCGCGGCAGGTAATCACCACTCTGATCGACGATCTGGACGGAAAGAAGGCCGACCGTACGGTCGAGTTCAGTCTGGACGGCATTAACTACACGATCGACCTTTCCGAGGCCAATGCGGGGAAGCTGCGTAAGGCCCTGGATCCGTACATCAACGCCGGCACCCGGCTCGGCCGCGCCGCCGGTCGTGTGCCGCCCCGGCGTGCCGGCGGCGGGCGCACCGCGGGGTCGCGCGACGAAAACCGTCAGATCCGCGAGTGGGCGACGGCCAACGGGCATCAGATTTCCGAGCGCGGGCGTATTCCACAGAGCGTGACGCAGGCTTACCGCGCGGCGAACGGGCGCTGA
- a CDS encoding MarR family transcriptional regulator, whose translation MDRVSDVASTVESTVDALVSVLDSAGAGQQPSVPPAQLRVLTIVAGNRHTNMSRLAEALEVVPSSASRLCDRLEATGLLRREPDPRDRREVRLLLTPAARRLLDELRERRRRALAEVIGRMPDGRRDELVRALQAFAAAAGGEAEDKSLRTA comes from the coding sequence ATGGACCGGGTCTCCGACGTCGCCTCCACCGTCGAGTCGACGGTGGACGCGCTGGTGTCGGTCCTCGATTCGGCCGGGGCCGGGCAGCAACCGAGTGTGCCGCCCGCCCAGCTGCGCGTGCTGACGATCGTGGCCGGCAACCGGCACACCAACATGAGCCGCCTCGCCGAGGCGCTCGAGGTCGTGCCGTCGTCGGCCAGCCGCCTCTGCGACCGGCTCGAGGCGACCGGCCTGCTGCGCCGGGAACCCGACCCGCGGGACAGGCGCGAGGTGCGGCTGCTGCTGACCCCGGCCGCCCGCCGCCTGCTCGACGAGTTGCGCGAACGCCGCCGCCGGGCATTGGCCGAGGTGATCGGGCGGATGCCGGACGGCCGGCGCGACGAGCTGGTGCGCGCGCTGCAGGCGTTCGCGGCGGCCGCCGGGGGCGAGGCCGAGGACAAATCCCTGCGTACGGCGTGA
- a CDS encoding PP2C family protein-serine/threonine phosphatase has product MSVRPASVGSFLRAAPPDRLPEVVAEHLRTWFPVSATEVLLTDLTMGALWPVLEPGSPPGGPLEQRCFGSQQPVTDNGSRRLLLPLSTWGDRIGVLRVELTETLTGELRTEITSIADELALALRAAAKDTDRYRQVSRRQRLTMAAELQWELLPGRSLSGERFRLAGQLEPAYAMYGDHYDWAVTDDRLTLTVLNGHGDGIEAALLTTVVVNAMRNARRSGANIVEQAELASDALYSRHGGAAHLATLLLEIDLVGGTIEAVDAGSPRALIAHEGDIRAVSLEQQLPLGMFGDSRYEIQKVQLEPGDRLLVVSDGVHSAQPGGRTPYGETGLLSALRRTRLQPPSEAVGTVIRALREYHAGAEQEDDAVIVCLDWLRGTA; this is encoded by the coding sequence GTGTCCGTTCGTCCGGCATCTGTCGGCTCGTTCCTGCGCGCTGCGCCGCCCGATCGGCTCCCCGAGGTCGTCGCCGAGCACCTGCGCACCTGGTTCCCGGTCAGCGCGACCGAGGTGCTGCTGACCGACCTGACCATGGGCGCCCTGTGGCCCGTCCTCGAACCCGGTTCGCCGCCCGGCGGCCCCCTCGAGCAGCGGTGTTTCGGCAGTCAGCAGCCGGTGACCGACAACGGTTCCCGGCGTCTGCTGCTCCCCCTGAGCACGTGGGGCGACCGCATCGGCGTGCTGCGCGTCGAGCTCACCGAGACGCTGACCGGCGAGCTCCGCACCGAGATCACCTCGATCGCCGACGAGCTGGCCCTGGCCCTGCGCGCTGCCGCCAAGGACACCGACCGCTACCGCCAGGTCTCGCGCCGGCAGCGCCTCACCATGGCCGCCGAGCTGCAGTGGGAGCTGCTGCCCGGCCGCTCGCTCAGCGGCGAACGGTTCCGCCTGGCCGGTCAGCTGGAACCGGCGTACGCGATGTACGGCGACCACTACGACTGGGCCGTCACCGACGACCGGCTCACCCTCACCGTGCTCAACGGGCACGGCGACGGCATCGAGGCCGCGCTGCTGACCACTGTCGTGGTCAACGCCATGCGCAACGCCCGCCGGTCCGGGGCCAACATCGTCGAGCAGGCCGAACTCGCCTCCGACGCGCTCTACTCCCGGCACGGCGGCGCCGCCCACCTGGCGACCCTGCTGCTCGAGATCGACCTGGTCGGCGGCACGATCGAGGCGGTCGACGCCGGCTCGCCCCGGGCCCTGATCGCGCACGAGGGCGACATCCGCGCGGTCAGTCTGGAACAGCAGCTGCCGCTCGGCATGTTCGGCGACAGCCGGTACGAGATCCAGAAGGTGCAGCTGGAGCCGGGCGACCGCCTGCTCGTGGTGAGCGACGGCGTGCACTCGGCCCAGCCCGGCGGCCGGACCCCGTACGGGGAAACGGGTCTGCTCAGCGCCCTGCGCCGCACACGCCTGCAACCGCCGAGCGAGGCAGTGGGTACGGTGATCCGCGCGCTTCGCGAATACCACGCCGGCGCCGAGCAGGAGGACGACGCCGTCATCGTGTGCCTGGATTGGCTCCGCGGGACGGCATGA
- a CDS encoding ATP-binding protein — protein MTVQLDLPREAGSVPTVRRMLRSALAVLQVDQDAQNDLEIAITEACSNVVRHAGGTENFEVSLNVADNRCSIDVRDAGDGFDPEAVGSANSSSESGRGLALIKALGENVRMTSVPRRGSLIHFEKSFA, from the coding sequence ATGACAGTCCAGCTGGACCTTCCTCGCGAGGCGGGCAGCGTGCCCACCGTCCGGCGGATGCTGCGTTCCGCCCTCGCCGTCCTGCAGGTGGACCAGGATGCGCAGAACGATCTGGAGATCGCGATCACCGAGGCGTGCTCGAACGTCGTACGCCATGCCGGCGGCACCGAGAACTTCGAGGTCAGCCTGAACGTGGCCGACAACCGGTGCTCGATCGACGTGCGCGACGCCGGGGACGGGTTCGACCCCGAGGCCGTCGGCTCCGCGAACTCGTCCAGCGAGAGCGGCCGCGGGCTCGCCTTGATCAAAGCCCTGGGCGAGAACGTACGCATGACCTCCGTGCCGAGGCGAGGCAGCTTGATCCATTTCGAGAAGTCGTTCGCGTAG
- a CDS encoding sigma-70 family RNA polymerase sigma factor has product MAEQPDTAVVIAARDGDPVAVDRLVAGYLPLVYTIVGRALEGHADVDDVVQDVMLRVLRNLGDLREPEAFRSWLVAITVRQVRERFRARRGAPEALLHEDLRDPGADFTDLAITRLELSGQRRETAEATRWLDEDNRELLSLWWLEASGELTRDEIVAATDVTRQHAAVRIQRMKGQLETARVVVRALAAAPPCPDLQLLTTEWDGRPGPLWRKRIARHTRECRNCSPAWNGLVAAERLLAGMALVPLPAGLLSTSATAGGLAAAKTAGGAAAAKTAGGSHLAAKVGFSLSRKVLTAALSTTAVAGGATAVVVTQQSESPAVSTAAVAAPTTRPAPAPAPTTAAPTPTRTGKITPTGKPRPTTKAPVVVTAKASKKKGVGVWEFTGTRAALDDVGAGWYYNWSSNNRSMPGPSDVEFVPMIWGKDNVTAATLAEAKKEGDVLLGFNEPDMDGQANMTVEQALADWPELQATGMRLGSPAVAFGGDTAGGWLDRFMTGAKQKGYRVDFITLHWYGSDFSKAAVGQFLGYVDAVHKRYGKPVWITEYGLMNFAGSPKYPTQAQLVTFINGSTKGLQKRAYVERYAWFGLPAVGDSADFGLYRDGNSPTEAGKAYKAAG; this is encoded by the coding sequence ATGGCGGAGCAACCCGACACCGCGGTCGTGATCGCCGCGCGCGACGGCGACCCGGTCGCGGTCGACCGGCTCGTCGCCGGATATCTGCCGTTGGTCTACACGATCGTCGGGCGGGCGCTGGAAGGTCACGCCGACGTCGACGACGTCGTGCAGGACGTGATGCTGCGGGTGCTGCGCAACCTGGGTGACCTGCGCGAGCCCGAGGCGTTCCGGTCGTGGCTGGTGGCCATCACGGTGCGCCAGGTGCGGGAACGGTTCCGGGCCCGGCGCGGCGCCCCCGAGGCGCTCCTGCACGAGGACCTCCGTGACCCCGGTGCCGACTTCACCGACCTCGCGATCACCCGGCTCGAGCTCAGCGGCCAGCGCCGCGAGACCGCCGAGGCGACCCGCTGGCTCGACGAGGACAACCGCGAACTGCTCTCGCTGTGGTGGCTGGAGGCCTCCGGCGAGCTCACCCGTGACGAGATCGTCGCCGCCACCGACGTCACCCGTCAGCACGCCGCCGTACGCATCCAGCGGATGAAGGGCCAGCTCGAGACGGCCCGGGTCGTGGTGCGCGCGCTCGCCGCCGCCCCGCCCTGCCCCGATCTGCAGTTGCTGACCACCGAGTGGGACGGGCGGCCCGGCCCGCTGTGGCGCAAACGCATCGCCCGGCACACCCGAGAGTGCCGGAACTGCTCACCCGCCTGGAACGGGCTGGTCGCGGCCGAGCGGCTGCTCGCCGGGATGGCCCTGGTGCCGCTGCCCGCCGGCCTGCTCAGCACCTCGGCGACCGCCGGTGGCTTGGCGGCGGCGAAAACCGCGGGCGGCGCGGCCGCCGCGAAGACGGCCGGTGGCTCTCACCTGGCGGCCAAGGTCGGCTTCAGCCTGTCCCGCAAGGTGCTCACGGCCGCGCTGTCGACGACCGCGGTCGCCGGTGGCGCCACGGCCGTCGTCGTCACCCAGCAGTCCGAGAGCCCGGCGGTGAGCACCGCGGCGGTCGCCGCACCGACGACCCGGCCCGCGCCCGCACCCGCCCCGACGACCGCCGCGCCCACCCCCACCCGTACGGGGAAAATCACCCCCACGGGCAAGCCCAGGCCCACGACCAAGGCGCCAGTGGTGGTCACCGCGAAGGCGAGCAAGAAGAAGGGCGTGGGCGTCTGGGAGTTCACCGGCACCCGCGCGGCCCTGGACGATGTCGGGGCGGGCTGGTACTACAACTGGTCGTCGAACAACAGGAGCATGCCGGGCCCGTCCGACGTCGAGTTCGTCCCGATGATCTGGGGCAAGGACAACGTCACCGCCGCCACCCTGGCCGAGGCGAAAAAGGAGGGCGACGTCCTGCTCGGGTTCAACGAGCCCGACATGGACGGCCAGGCGAACATGACAGTGGAGCAGGCGCTGGCGGACTGGCCCGAGCTGCAGGCGACCGGCATGCGGCTGGGCAGTCCCGCGGTCGCGTTCGGCGGCGACACCGCGGGCGGCTGGCTCGACCGGTTCATGACCGGCGCGAAGCAGAAGGGCTACCGGGTCGACTTCATCACGTTGCACTGGTACGGATCCGACTTCTCCAAGGCGGCGGTCGGTCAGTTCCTCGGGTACGTCGACGCGGTGCACAAGCGCTACGGCAAGCCGGTCTGGATCACCGAGTACGGCCTGATGAACTTCGCCGGATCCCCCAAGTACCCGACGCAGGCCCAGCTCGTGACGTTCATCAACGGCTCGACCAAGGGCCTGCAGAAACGGGCGTACGTCGAGCGGTACGCCTGGTTCGGGCTGCCGGCCGTGGGCGACAGCGCCGACTTCGGGCTCTATCGCGACGGCAACAGTCCGACGGAGGCGGGAAAGGCGTACAAGGCCGCGGGGTAA
- the fgd gene encoding glucose-6-phosphate dehydrogenase (coenzyme-F420), which translates to MIRFGYKASAEQFPPAELLKYGVLAEELGFDSVFVSDHLQPWRHDGGHAPAALPWLGALAARTERVLIGTSVLTPTFRYHPAVVAQAFATLGCLAPGRAILGVGSGESLNEVPLGLQWPDGKERFARLKEAVLLIQKLWTEDRVTYEGQFYRTENATIYDKPETPVPIYIGASGPAATRLAGRISDGFITTSGKGHALYTDTLLPAVREGAEKAGRTIDDLDLMIEVKVSFDSDADKARNDTQHWGALALSPDEKTGVEDPIEMQRLSDALPVERTASRWICSSDPDEHVSKVVEYLDMGFKHLVFHAPGPDQERFLRLYSSQILPELRKRS; encoded by the coding sequence ATGATTCGGTTCGGGTACAAGGCTTCGGCGGAACAGTTCCCGCCGGCGGAACTTCTGAAATACGGCGTGCTGGCCGAGGAACTCGGCTTCGACTCCGTCTTCGTCAGCGACCACCTGCAGCCGTGGCGGCACGACGGCGGGCACGCCCCGGCCGCGCTGCCGTGGCTGGGAGCACTCGCCGCCCGGACGGAGCGGGTGCTGATCGGCACCAGCGTGCTCACGCCGACGTTCCGCTACCACCCCGCGGTGGTCGCCCAGGCGTTCGCCACACTCGGCTGCCTCGCGCCCGGCCGGGCCATCCTGGGCGTCGGCTCCGGCGAATCGCTCAACGAGGTGCCGCTCGGGCTCCAGTGGCCCGACGGCAAGGAGCGGTTCGCCCGCCTCAAGGAGGCGGTGCTGCTGATCCAGAAGCTGTGGACCGAAGACCGGGTGACCTACGAGGGGCAGTTCTACCGCACCGAGAACGCCACCATCTACGACAAGCCCGAGACGCCGGTCCCGATCTACATCGGCGCGTCCGGCCCCGCCGCGACCAGGCTCGCCGGCCGCATCTCCGACGGCTTCATCACCACCAGCGGCAAGGGCCACGCGCTCTACACCGACACGCTGCTGCCCGCCGTCCGCGAGGGCGCCGAGAAGGCCGGCCGCACGATCGACGACCTCGACCTGATGATCGAGGTCAAGGTGAGCTTCGACTCCGACGCCGACAAGGCCCGTAACGACACCCAGCACTGGGGCGCGCTGGCCCTCTCGCCCGACGAGAAAACCGGCGTCGAGGACCCGATCGAGATGCAGCGGCTCTCCGATGCCCTCCCGGTCGAGCGCACCGCGAGCCGCTGGATCTGCTCCTCCGACCCCGACGAGCACGTGAGCAAGGTCGTCGAATACCTCGACATGGGCTTCAAGCACCTGGTCTTCCACGCCCCGGGCCCCGACCAGGAACGCTTCCTGCGCCTCTACAGCTCCCAGATCCTCCCCGAACTCCGCAAGCGCTCCTGA